The Paenibacillus sp. 37 sequence TACCATTAATGATGTCGGAGTACTCTCTTTTGTTCAAGGCATGCCAATGGGCGAAAAATACTATAATAATTACGCTTTGGGTGGAAGCCGTGTTGTGAAAAAGCCTATTTATAATGGGATTATAGCTAATGGCCGTAAGTATTATTATTCCAGGAATTCATGTACTTCCTCATTCACTACGGAAGAGGTTTTCTCTTCAGAAAAGGATGCTGCAAGTAATGGATATATTCCACTTGACTGTACTGTTGGTAATAGAAATTAGTTATAGTGAGGCATACTTAATGTGTTTGTCCATTAGGTATGCTTTTTGATTAGCTTCTATTAGGATTTGTCATTATAATATAAAAGGTACGCGAGGGAGCAAATAAGTTATTAGTAGAAATTAAGATCGGTCCAGACAAAGTGGAGAAGGTAAGTAGTAGATTTGATGAAAGAATTTCATTTAAATATGGAAGATATACTACATATATAAATTTCAGCCTCTCACTTAGATCCCTGATTGATAACTCGTAGTTATATTTTTCAACAGTGGATCTATGCCATGGGTGTATATAAGATGATTTATTACCAATAAAGGAGATCAGGTTTTACTGTCGAAACTAAATTTGAGGTGCGAATGCCAAGTACACATGATTTTCCTGGAAGACTCGCACCTCGAATTTTGTCGAAACGATGTTATTTGTTGCCTTTTGGTAATAATATATGATTATTCTCATTACAATAACACAGAAGCACGTTATTAATTTCTTTTATTATGCTTGTATTACGTCATTTTTAGTAGCCGTACTCTATATGAGTGCGTGGATTGAAACCCCTAGACACACCGCTTACTGTCATACGGAGATACGCCGTACTCTATATGAGTGCGTGGATTGAAACATTTTGAACAACATAGTACAACGGATTTGTTCCTTGTCGTACTTTATATGAGTGCGTGAATTGAAACCATAGCACAATTCACACAATATCAGGCTCTTGCAGAGGTCTCAGTCTATGTGGTTGACAATATACACCCTTACCCTTTATATTAAGTATAATTAAATCAAATATGATCTTTTATCAAAGGTCACAAAAGCGAAGCACGCTTAATGCCATCAGGCATTTTGCGTGCTTTTTTTGTTTGGATTTGAAAGGGGTGAGTAGTGTTGTAAATATTCTAAAATATAATAAAGATATCCATTTCTTCCGATATAAAATTATATTGTTCAATATTCGCGTTCCTTTTTGACTTCTAATATGATTGAAGGAACAGGAGCTGAGTTCATATATCACTCAGTTGAAAATAATTTAATGATGGAGGAAAAAATTAATGAAGAAGATGTTTATTTCAGGAGTTACTGCTTTAGCTTTGTTGACTGGGGGCGTTGTAGGTGTAGGAGGTGTAGGGAGCTCGGTAGAGGCAGCTCAAACTACCCTGAAATTCAAAGACGTTCCTTCTACACACTGGGCCGCTGGAGCTATCAACTCAGCTGTGGAACAAGGCTATTTTAAAGGGTACACAGACGGAACGTTCAAACCAAGCTCACCTGTAACTAAGGCTGAAATGGCTAGCATCCTTGGTAGACTCTCAGATCAGCCCAATGCTTCTAGCCCAGGAATTAATAATTTCACGGATGTTCCTGAGTGGGCAAAAGGTGGGGTTTCCGCTGCTATACAAAAAGGCTTTATCAACCCTACAAGCTACCAAGGAAAACTGGATGCAAAAGCCTCTCTCAAACGTGGTGAAATGGCAATTTGGTTGACTCAAGGTTTAGCTACAGTAGATTTAGACTACAAACAAGCCCTATCTGACGTAAAAAACACGGTTATACCTGCTAAAGAATACTTTACTGGTAATCTTGCTACATCTCAAAAAAATGCTGTAGCTGTAGCCATGGGAACCGGGTTAATGAGTGTTTATAATGACAAAATGTTTGGAGCAGATCGGACGACAACTCGAGCTGAGGTTGCTGTATTGATTACGCGTTATAACACTGTGGCAAAAACTAAACCTTCCAACTACAAGGGTTTAAATGAACTTCGCCAAGTTGGTTTGACTGGAACAAACATTAATATTATTGCGCCTAAATATAAGAAGACACCAAAGGATAGGGTTTCACTTTCAATTGATTACAGCAAGGTTACAGACGAATTCTCGAAGGTTCGCAATAAAAATATTATCACGGATACCAATTATGCTGATCTTAAGATAAAGAATTGGATTATTGTTAATACCTTTGCTAAGGGGGCTGAAAGAAGTATTTATTATCCTGCCTTTGTGGATGAAGGATTTACTCTTTTACGGGGAGCATACTTTTCTTTTGCAGAAGTTGAATTGAATGTGAAAAGTGCTACCATGAATGCACTTCAAGCTGGAAGTTTGCTTAATTCACCAACAATTAATCCTATGACTTCTCCAAATTCAGATGCATTTGCTGCATTTGCTGGACCTAGTATTAATGATGTCACGAAAAATAGAGGTGTATTTGCTGTTAATGATCCAGTTTACTGGAGTGTAGGACTTTTACATTTCGATAAAAAGTTGATTTCTGCTGTCAGCCTTGTGACTAAAGAAGGTCCTACCTACAGCGTAATAGCCACAGATTAGAGGGGATAAGGTTTGGGGCAAAAAACATCTATTAATAAAGTGATTATTTTCGTGCTGTCACTTGTAGTATTTGTATCATCAGTAGGACAAGTCCATGCAGGTGGGGGGCCAGGGATTAAACCAGAATTGAAAACATTCCATATGGAGCCTTCTACACCTGCGAAGTTACAAAAAAAGGTTATCCCTGTTGAAGGGACAAAAAAAACAAACATTGGTGTCTATATTTACCAGATTGATAGCCTAAGATGGAAAGTTGATGGTCAGTGCAATGACATCGAACTAGAAAACGATAGTACAAAAAACCTTCCGGTATCTTCAACAATCTGTGTCGACCTAAATTTAAATAAAGATGTTTATATACCGACTGAGTACTTTGATAAATCAGGTGAACCTCATTCGTTTGCGGAAATAACTGATAAATCTAATGAGCCTCACTACATGGATAATACAAGCTATTATTATCCAGGACTCCCCATTTTAGTTTCTGTTGAATCATTTACTGGTCGTAAAACTAAATTCACCACTCAAATTGGTGGAGCAATTCCACCTATAAAAACGGAAGAATATAATCCGCCCAAATGGAATGCTGACTATCGATTCAACACAGATCTATACTGGAAAGCATTAGCTGAAATCACTAAAGAAATCAATCTCACAAACGGTGGGCAACTCGAGATCAATGATCGAAAACAGTTAAATGCAACTGTGAAGACCAAAACTGGTGATGGAAGCTTCGGTGCTGAAACGAATGTCAACAGCGGCAATGGTAAAACAACCTGGACCTCTTCCAACCCTTCAGTGGCGACAGTAGGATCTTCTGGACTCGTGACAGCTGTAGCTAAAGGAACAACAACTATAACAGTATTGTGGGAGAAGGATGACTTTCAGTTAACAACCACAACAAATGTCGGAGTAGAAGAAGAACCCGGTGGTGGAGGAGATGATGACACTGGGGGCGGAGGAGGATCCTGCACCCCAAACATCGGACCACCTTCCCAGGGAACTACGATGAACATGAGTGATCTGGATCCAAATGCGAATGGAGTAATTAAAGCAGACAATAGGGACGCTGAGAAATTCGATGTGCTAAAAGGGATCCCGACATCTGAATCACTTTACACTAATGCATTCGCAGACAACTATCTGTTCAAACAAGCTTGGGCAAAAATGAGTGGTAAAACAACGTATGATTGTAACGTAACGATATCCTATGTAAGAGAATGGACTATACCTGGTCCAGAAATTTGTCCACCTAGAGGAGCTTGTTCACCAGGACCTCCGGTGAAAACAGGGGATACAGTACCTAAACCTTACAACTTCCAGATTACAAGAGACTATTCTTACTGGAAGATCAACAATCTTGAAGTATACAAAATTGCTAAAGCAACCATGGAGAATTACGCTCTTCCAGGTAAAAAGGTAACCATGACACCTGCTGGCTACACACCACCGACGCTTGAATCTAAAAATGATGAAGCAGTGGAAAGTCATGTACGACCAGCACCAACAGCTGCAATTTCGTATACACCACCAAAATTAACAGGG is a genomic window containing:
- a CDS encoding S-layer homology domain-containing protein, encoding MKKMFISGVTALALLTGGVVGVGGVGSSVEAAQTTLKFKDVPSTHWAAGAINSAVEQGYFKGYTDGTFKPSSPVTKAEMASILGRLSDQPNASSPGINNFTDVPEWAKGGVSAAIQKGFINPTSYQGKLDAKASLKRGEMAIWLTQGLATVDLDYKQALSDVKNTVIPAKEYFTGNLATSQKNAVAVAMGTGLMSVYNDKMFGADRTTTRAEVAVLITRYNTVAKTKPSNYKGLNELRQVGLTGTNINIIAPKYKKTPKDRVSLSIDYSKVTDEFSKVRNKNIITDTNYADLKIKNWIIVNTFAKGAERSIYYPAFVDEGFTLLRGAYFSFAEVELNVKSATMNALQAGSLLNSPTINPMTSPNSDAFAAFAGPSINDVTKNRGVFAVNDPVYWSVGLLHFDKKLISAVSLVTKEGPTYSVIATD